A window of Pseudophryne corroboree isolate aPseCor3 chromosome 1, aPseCor3.hap2, whole genome shotgun sequence genomic DNA:
aattaattccagtgatttggacgtataattacagtgattttgcaatataattccagtgatttggacgtataattattaattacagtgattttggcaattaattccagagatttggacgtataattattaattacagtgattttgccaattaattacagtgattttgccaattaattctagtgatttggatgtataattattaattacagtgatcttgccaattaattacagtgatttggacagataattccagttggaattgtttgtgtcgcttgggttagtcatacagctacctcattgcatctcttcgacatctttgcatgaggtgctgtttggggcctagtttttgaaaagtgccatcctgtctgacactgccatatgagtcaaggggtactgctgtattagtcctggggtactgccgcataagtctaccaattgcagaatttttaaaaaattactACAGCGTGCCGCACAATTGCGGCCCaccctcgacattcagccactgcgtgacactactagatgggccaggtggttgtgtcgcttagctttgttatacagcaacctcggtgcacctttttttcttttttgcatgatgtgctgtttggggcctttttttaatatctgccctcttgtctgccactgcagtgccacgcctagatgggccaattgtttgtgtcgcttggcttagtcatacaactaactcattgcaattctttttcttctttgcatgatgtgctgtttggggcctttttttaatatctgccctcctgtctgccaccgtagtgccacgcctagatgggccaattgtttgtgtcgcttggcttagttatacaactacctcattgcaattctttttcttctttgcatgatgtgctgtttgggcctttttttatatctgccctcctgtccgacactgcagtgtcactcctagatgggccaggtgtttgtgttgtccacttgtgtcgcttagcttagtcatccagctacctcggtgcaaccttttggcctaaaaacaatattgtgaggtgtgaggtgttcagaatagactggaaatgagtggaaattattgttattgaggttaataataccgtaggagcaaaattactcccaaattatgtgattttagctgtttttagcaaaaatcatccagatccataaccaaaaccaaaacacgaaagggtggttttggcaaaatcaaaccaaaaccaaaacacaaaagtggaattagaaccaaaacacaaaacacgaaaagtgccagccgcacatctctatatacaATACGAGATGCATTTTTGTTCCtaacctatatatttttttttaaacttcattTGCTCAGCCCCTACGTGACCTGTTAGGTGTCACTTTCATTTGTCTTTCTCAATTAACCAGGCTCAGTTTACTGAGGATATCAGTTTACTGGCCCTGACCAATTTTGTACTTTCGGAATGTTTCCCTCTCATCTTACTCTGGGTGAAAAGGAAACATTTAGATGGATCCCCTTAAGCAAATCTCATGTATCAATATAGTATATTAATGATAATTACAAAAGATGGAAACTTGGTGAGTGATTaacaataccatacctcccaacttttcagctTTATAAAGAGGTACACACGCGTGgctaagccgcgcgcgctcccaaaaaggggtgtgacctaagaaaaggagcgtggcttcatgggaggacccACGATTGTGAGCCACGCACCCATTTCATCACTgagtgggcatgcccagcgctctgtgagccgctggcatgccccctctccctctgactctgctaagcagggcagcaagtgcAGGAAcctcccatctgccccccccccaccacgggacactgcggcccgtgggtgggacagcaggacagtccccaaaaaacgggactgtctcgcgaaaatcgggacagttgggaggtatgcaatacaaCAACAGTCGCAAAGAAAAGAGCTTTGCCCTTTAAAGCAAGGTGTCACTGTTGGCGACAGCAGTTCTACAGCAGTACTATCGTTAGAGCATATTTGCCTACCTTATAATTATCCTCTCCGGGAAAAGCCCAGAAAGGAGATACCAGTGGGAGGTGATAGGGGCAGAGCAGGGCTAATTGCATctttaggccccaccccctcatgcAAAATTTCTGTGATTGATGTGCATTTGCATAGGGGTGGTGCCAAAATTACATGTTTCCATTTAGACACATTACTAAGCCCAGCAACTTCCCCAATGACACAATGGGGGGatttcaaattagagatgtgcaccagaaatttttcgggttttgtgttttggttttggattcggttctgcagccgtgttttggattcggacgcgttttgggaaaacctccctgaaaattttttgtcggattcgggtgtgtttttttaaaaaaaaccctcaaaaacagcttaaatcatagaatttgggggtaattttgatcccatagtattattaacctcaataaccataatttccactcatttccagtttattctgaacacctcaaacctcacaatattatttttcgtcctaaaatttgcaccgaggtcgctggatgactaagctaagcgacccaagtggccggcacaaacacctggcccatctaggagtggtactgcagtgtcagacaggattgcacttaaaaaaattggccccaaacagcacatgatgcaaacaaaagagaaaaagaggtgcactgtggtcgctggatggctaagctaagcgacacaaacacctcaaaatcacaggaattatttgttctaatcaatggtattattggtccaaatcactggaagaaaatgacaaaatcactggaattaaatggcagtaatgtcgggaattataccaaatggcagcaccactggacatatacggaagtgtcagacaggatggcacttaaaaaaattggccccaacagcacatgatgcaaagaaaagagaaaaagaggtgcactgtggtctctggatggctaagctaagcgacacaaacaccacaatatcacaggaattattcgttctaatcaatggtattattggtccaaatcactggaagaaaatgacgaaaccactggaattattcgttctaatcaatggtattattggtttcaaatcactggaagaaaattacaaaatcactggaattatttggcaagatcactgtaattaataattataaatcaatgatattaattggtaaaatctcgctatcgcctgcctagtgaagtggaatctagatgggattttgtaccagggacacaataacttcatcaattgtctaaatcccactgcactaatggcgtaaaatgggcacacgtctaaaggcccatactcacagagagatttctgcaagagatgtgttctgagcaatttatcacgggagatgtcccttgaacatcccggtgtctagatctcccatacacacgtgagatctgtgttgagcaatctgtgctgagcaatctgtgctgagcaatctgtgctaaacaaaaaaaaaaactatttaaatagtgggttggtattatagtgaggggggtggggagagtgtgtctttttctaaacaaaaaaaagacctttttaaatagtgggttggtattataggggaggggagggtgtgtctttttctgttgtgtccgCATCTCTCCTcctacaaaaagtggatctctataTTATAACTATAAAGGTTATTTTAGCATAGTCTTGATGGCTATAGTTAATGCCAACTATGAGTTCATATTTGTGGATGTGGGGAAAAATGGAAGAGCATCCGATGGCGGATCAATCAAAGATACTGTGTTTTATGAGAGGCTGCTTTGCAACCAATTAGACCTACCGAAAGCTGAGGACTGCATGCATGGCTTGAATTATGTGTTTGTGGCAGATGAAGCCTTTGCTCTGCACGAGCACATCATGAAACCCTACCCACAAAGGAACTTATCCAAGGAGAAACGCATTTTTAATTATCGGCTCTCAAGGGCCCGCCGCATAGTTGAAAACGCATTTGGGATCTTGAGTAGTAGGTTCAGAATTTTCCACTCTGCTATTGGCCTAAGGGTGGATAAAATAGACTGGGTTGTGTTGGCCTGCTGTGTTCTACACAATTATCTAAGGCGTAAGACTGGCCCAAAATGCCCCCCATCTACTACTCCGGCTAACAACcctgatgtggactctgccaggctgcctgctcaggccgacaactctgatgtggactctgccaggttgcctgctcaggccgacaactctgatgtggactctgccaggttgcctgctcaggccgacaactctgatgtggactctgctagGTTGCCTGGACTTGAAAGGCCACAGTCCACACCTAATCCCACTTTAAAGGCTAGAAAGGTCAGGGACGACTACCTGACCTTTTTTAATGGAGTAGGTGCAGTGGATTGGCAAGACTCCTACATTTAACTGCTTTTATGTTTGATAGACATTACATATGCTTGAttggttttatattttattgtatttttttttatttatttccaaaataaaaatgtatcttgTTTTAAACTTCTGTTGTCAGAGTATGTACCTGTGTGTGTTTTGCATGTATATTAAAAAACAACGTAGCCATGAGGAACTCTGGGGTCAGGTATACCCAGGACACTTCACGACTGCGTCGTTTTTTGTGGGGGATAAGTGAGGACTAATGGGATCCAACAGTGTGAACCAAGTCAGGCATACCTGTGTGTGCCATCACCCCTGTGTTCCGTCCCAgtcactgtatcacctctgtgtctgagggggcgcaaatttacagtttgcaggagggcgccagacaccatagcactggccctgggaatcagtatgatatcccggcagcaggcatcccgacagtcataatcccaacGTCGGGATGGCggccaccggaatgccggcagcggctcgagcgcaaagaagccccttgtggctcgctttgcttgccaaatttttagtctccctctatgggtgtcatggacacccacagggggagaatatgtcaggattgtggctaTTGGGAACCCGACGCagagatcttaaccgcatccctctgTAATAAATGTCCCCTTTAACAGTACCTTGAAGGTAGGATTGTCCTCACTtatctccccttaaaaaaaaaattttttaaggggGGATAAGTGAGGACAAATTTGGTACAACAGCATTCCTATCATAACTCccccaaaaattaaaaatataatgataaaccataaaaaatacacaacacttcttttttgttttgaaaataatttacttataaaaatatattaatttttaaCACTTATGCAACTGGATTCATCGATAAGAATGACCAATATCCCAACGTTCAAAAGTCCAGGACAAAAAAACGACACTATGGTAACTATGAACAACATAAAAGAGTCGAGGAAACATGGAACAATTTGTCCAACGGaaactaaaaaactaataaaaaaaattataatttaataatTGAAAAAAGTAGCCTCGTCCTCTGGGGGGAGCTGTGTACTCAGCATTGCTGAGTACAATCCAGTGGACAAAGTGCTGGTGGGAGGAGTGGGCAGAGTGGGTGTAGGTGGGGGTCCCGGCGAAAAAAAAGGGCGCTGTGGCGGAGGATTACCCGGCGGATAATAGTATGGTTGGGGATAAGgatactgggactgtggggcatttcGTGCGCGCCGCACAGGATTTGACATTAGATCCAGGTCATCGGATAGGTCATTATCCTCGGCCCTTCTCAATACATCAAATACTATGCGCCTGAAAGTTCTAAAAACAGTTTCGGGCATTACACGTATCTGAGATTCTATCGTGTTTGAAAATTGACGATAGAAGTCTGGTGGCCTATTAAGCATTTCCTCTGCCCGTTGGATAAATTGAACCGTGCTGGAGGATGCAGAATCGGAACTCAATGATGAATTCTTTTGTCTCCGCCTTGGTGGTGCTGTCGACCGAGATGGTGCTGACTCCTCACCACTGAGCTCCAGTTCTGTTGCCTCTGTTGCGGAAGTGTTCATTACCTCCGGGGTagattcctgtaaaaaaaaaagaaaataaaacattagggcgttgattaaacaatgataaagttgaacattttaaagtgttttaacttACCGGATTAAGGGTCCCCTCTTCCTCTGGCGTCTTAGGAGACTCTTTATCCAGGCTACCCTGTCCATGTAATTTCGCCTCTCTCTCCAAAAGGAACTTCATCTGTTCATAATACCATAGCGTCGGCTGGTAAACATCATCAGTTCCGGCTCCTGAACGTTGAGACTCGATCACGCGTGTGTGTTCCTTCTTGAACACCGTCCGCAAGTTTGCTATCTTCTTCTTCGCCCAAAGTAGATCAGCATCACTGTTATGGGCTTTGCTGTACTCCACCAATTGTCTGTAGGCCTGATCCTTCTTCTGTCTGTTTGAAAAATCCTTGCTACGGACCTTCCACAGACATTCGCTGGCCCGATACACATCAATGAATCCAGTTGTGAACTCCCGGTCCATGTAAGAAGCCATTGCtgtgagaaaaataaaacaacacTATTTAAATAACAAGCAAGGAAAAACTTTAATAAAATATGTTGACCCTCGCATTAAAAAAACCATGCCACTTATACACGTGTTGCGCCAGGAAATGGTGCTTATACACACGCTGcgccaggtaaagccgcttatacacacattgcaaCCAGGTAAAGCCACTTAAGCACCACAAACATATAGTAACACCCCCTATCCCCCCCCCGCCTGCTAATACAGCTTCAAAGCACATTAAGCAGCCTGTCTAATCATACGGATACATCCATCTTCTCCTAGACCGCTATCACCAGCCGCATCACACTCCCCCATATATGTATCGCTCGATACACAGGACAGCCTcataaaaacataattaataacaaccccccccccccccaaccggctgttaatacagcccacaCTCCAGTGGCGTGtggcgaggtcagtggctggtgaggcactacagccataatgttcgccgaatcctgccgatgaccccctactgccgccgagccaatgcccgctactgcccctgtgccgatgcccgctgccaccgccaatggcttacaaactcgcccaccatcaacttacCCAGCcctccacccagggccggtgctagggtgttcggcgccccccctgcaaactataaatttgcgccctcccatattcctttggcgcgcaccgggaaaaggggtgtggtctcacaagtaaggggcatagccacacaatagtacccccattcaaaattacgccacaatgtagcacaatcttattcatcatatacgtaatgccccacaagtagtagtagcatccttatacatagtgcacccccagtagtagtagcgtccttatacgtaaggccccccaagtagtagtattattgttatatctaatgccccccaagtaatagtagcatcctatacataatgctccccccaagtagtagtatcttccttatacgtaatgacccccctagtagtagcattgttacacgtaatggcccccccattagtagcgttgttacacgtaatggcccccccattagtggaCATTACTTAGTGGACATTCCccattaatggagaagggtctgaatgggttaaaaaataaaaaaaatgcgtgaggtcccccatcctaagtataaccagcctcgggctctttgagccgggcctggttgtttaaatactgggggaaaaattggacaggggttccccgtatttagacaaccagcaccgggctcttagtccggtcctggttccaaaaatacgggggacaaaagatgtaggggtcccccgtatttttaaaaccagcaccgggctccactagccagggacataatgccacagccgggggacacatttatgtaggtccctgcggccgtggcattacccccccaactagtcacacctggccggggttccctggaggagtggggaccccttaaatcaaggggtcccccccttcaggcacccaagggccaggggtgaagcccgaggctgtccccagcacccctgggcggtgggtgccgggctgatagccatgagtatgtaaaaaaaaagaatattgttttttgttgtggaactacaaggcccagcaagcctcccccgcttgctggtacttggagaacctcaagtaccagcatgcggggaaataacgggcccgctggtacctgtagttctacaacaaaaaaaatacccaaataaaaacacaacacacacaccgtgaaagtaaaaatttattaaatacacacttacacactcacacatacttacctacatcccacgccggtcacgtccacttgtccagtagaatccaataggggtacctgtaacaatgagagacagattacttacctacatcccacgccggtcacgtccacttgtccagtagaatccaataggggcacctgtaaaaattaaaattacactgacaaacgaagtaat
This region includes:
- the LOC134977800 gene encoding uncharacterized protein LOC134977800 translates to MASYMDREFTTGFIDVYRASECLWKVRSKDFSNRQKKDQAYRQLVEYSKAHNSDADLLWAKKKIANLRTVFKKEHTRVIESQRSGAGTDDVYQPTLWYYEQMKFLLEREAKLHGQGSLDKESPKTPEEEGTLNPESTPEVMNTSATEATELELSGEESAPSRSTAPPRRRQKNSSLSSDSASSSTVQFIQRAEEMLNRPPDFYRQFSNTIESQIRVMPETVFRTFRRIVFDVLRRAEDNDLSDDLDLMSNPVRRARNAPQSQYPYPQPYYYPPGNPPPQRPFFSPGPPPTPTLPTPPTSTLSTGLYSAMLSTQLPPEDEATFFNY